TTTGGGACGGCATGGGCACGTAACATTTGAGCGCGCCCCGATATCGACGAAATCATTTTAAGTGCCGTATCGGTACGGGACCGGCGCAACGCTACAAGTAAGAGGAGTCGATTCACACGTCAAAGCCAACCTGTACGGATACTTCGGTAATCCCGAAGCGCGCCAGGCGACGGCGGAGCACCCCGACGTTCAGCGATCGGACCACGTCCCGCGCCGGCCAAGGCTCGGAGGCGTCCGCCCGCTCCGAAGACACGAAAATCTCCACGCCGTTCTTCTCTTCCTGCCCCGACCGATCATCGATAAATCACCGGGTCGATTAAAGGGCGTTCCGAGGGAGAGGCGCGCACTCACATCGAGGGCGTTAATGTGGACCAGGCCGACGGGAACCCCCAGCGCCGCCGCCGCGCCGCCGCGAAACCGTCGGAGGAGAGCCGTGTTCAGGCGCCGAACGTCCAACGTGAGAAACTACAAAAACAACGAGCGCGGATCGGTCACACGAATGACGGACAAACGACGACCGGACGGCCCCTCACCTGCACCGTGACCAGATGTCGCGCGGCCACGGCGGCGTGCTCCACGCGAACCTCGCCGTCAGGGTGTCCAAAACGTTGACGACGAAGGCGATTCGGCACGCCGTCTTCCCACCCCGGGTCGGAGTCCGAGGAGTCGGCCGCGCGCGGCTCCGCTTGACCTGACGACGACTCTGAGGAGCCCCGTGAAGACCAAAGCAACCGTCCGTCATCTTCACACTGAAACTCTCGAAATGAGTTTAACGCGTGGTGACGtccatcaatggcagacaatgagtgatTACATAAGTGgttccaaacaaacaaaaagcagcTGAGCCAATTTGCtggagatcttttttttttggatgtccCAGCAACGTTCAACTCCGCAAATATTTTTACGCTTGTTTTTCGTTGGGTCGCTtgaaagcgaaaaaaaaaaaaaaaaagaaattgctcTGCTCAAGAAGACGTGGTCAACTGTTAGCACGTGAAGCTAACATGTTTTTAATTGCAGCTAATTGGCGAGTGTCATTTGTCACTCACGGCTGCGCGTCGGTCGGCAGAGcatcagcagcagcagcaagcgTCCTGCAGCGCTCCTCATCCTTCATCCGCGAGCGACAAGGACGCAAGAGCCCTTGCGCCCTCTCTGCAAGAAACGGGAAAGGAGAGGCGGCAGCCTGGGCAGGTACAGGCGAGATGGAGAAAGAAGCCCAACGACCAGGACGGTGTCCCAAAATCCGCAACGACACGATTTAATGGGCGCGAAGTGAAATGAAGGAAGACCGACTGGCCAGGCTCGTGCATGTGTGCGCATTATGAAATTGGTAGCGATGACATTGTAATGAACGCGTAAAGAGTCCGCGCTATAAAAAGCGACACATGAGTGACATCTGGTGGCCAAACGGACGAGTTGGATTCGTTCGGGGATACTACTTCTTGCCTCGCTGCGAGCTGAGCGTTGGCGCCGTCTGGCGGCCACCGACCGACGAGAGCAGAAAGACAGGCGCGGTTGTCCGCCTCTCCGAAGCGCGACGTCATCGGCAAACGTACGCGCTGTGGGAAACGAATGCGGAAACATTGTTCGCCCATTATTCGTAgttgtttttgtgtaaataaagtaaaaaaaaaaaaaaaaaaaaaaaaagacgagcgGGCCATCCCATTTTCAAATGGAGTCGATCGCTTCCGTTCCGAGCGATGAAAAGAAATCCAAAATTTCCACTGCTCTTCCCAAAAGACCGGAAATAGCCAAATTTGGTCGGGCAGGTAGTCATTTACTGGAAGGTCCGCCTCCATAAATATTTGAGCGCCCCTCCCTCTCTCTTCCTCCTCCCGAATCAGTCGACTAGTTACGCAGTCTTTCAGGTAGCGCCCTGTTCCAGTTTGACGTCTTTTCTTTTCACCCAGTCTTGAGTTGATCGAAAAGCAGAATCCAACATGACTCGAGTCAACAGCTGCGTCAAAATCAGCTTTTTCGTGGCCAACGTTTTCTTTGCGGTGAGTCCCCACTCGCTCTTTTCTCTCTTCCTTTTCCGGCATCAAATGAAGGtacgcactttcttttcagcaAGCTAACCTTCGCTTctaaagccactccttttttcTAAAGTTAAAACTCTGCACCAGACGACGTTTTGAACTCCAAACTAACATCTAACTCCAAAGCAAGTAGTTTGATGATGTTGGGCCTCAGTCGGGATTCGGGCCTTGTCAACAGGTGTCAGGGCTCGTTTGTTTATCAAAACGTCCCATCACGTGACTGACGCCGCGACTCTTCAATCGTCAGGTTTTAGGGGGCCTCATCGTCGCCTTGGCTTTGCTGTTGCAGTTGGTCACGCGCTTCCACGACGCTCCGGTAAGCGAAGGCGCAGTACGCGGATcgaacgtctattgccgtcgacCGGTTAAATCCTAGCGCGGGTGTCGCGCTTCCAGATGGCCGGTCGCTTCGCCGTCCTGACGGCGCTGTACGTGGTGGGCCTGATAACCATGGCGATCGCCGCCGTGGGCGCCTACGGCGCACACCGCCAGAGCCGCGCCGCCCTCATCGTGGTGAGTCCGTCGCTCCTTTCTTATTTAAGAGGACTGGAAGCGCGCCCTAACCTTAACCTAACCTGACCTGACCCGACCGTCGGGTTCCCGCGTAGTTCCTGGTCTGCATGGTGATCGGCACCCTGATGATGTTCCGCGTGGCCGTCCCGCTGGCCGCCGTGCGTCCCGAGGTAACGACGGACGCTCGTACGCCGTACGCGCAGCGAGGGTGACCGTCCGCTTTTGGTCAGGTGGAGGAAGCGATGTCCGACACGGTCCGAGAGTTGCTGCCGCTGGATGAAGCCGACGAGAAGATCAGGGTGCTCGCCGACGACATTCAGAAAACGGTGAGCTCTGGCGagccgaccgaccgaccgaacGACGGACCTCACCCTAAAACCGTCACTTTTTACAGTTGCGGTGTTGCGGCGCCTTCAGCTACAGCGACTGGCGTCAAAACATCCCGGACTCGTGCGCGTGCGACGTCGAGGCGGAGCGAGAGGGAAAATGCCAGCTCGTCAGTTACGACGTAAGCGGACCGACGGGGAGCGACGTCGCGCCATAACGTCTTCCTGACTCTCGTATATTGCTTTACAGTTGATGATGCTCCAGGTGAAGAAGGTGGTGTTCCGCCAGGtaagttcccccccccccccccccatcccccAATTCCGAAGGTCGCTGACGGGGGATTTGCGCGCAGCCGTGCTTCCCGCTCCTGGCTCGCTACTTCCTCCTGATCCTGGACGTCATCATCGGGCTCTCTTTCGTGCTGGCCGCGCTGGCGGTAAGAAGGGCGGGTCGGTACGGGCCCCGAGGCGCGCCGTCTCTAACGCCTCTTCTCGTTTCCCCGCCAGCTGCTCGGCCTGATCCTGTCGTCCATCCTCATCCATCAGCTGCGCCCCGGCGTGCGCCCCGCCGTGCTGCTGGTGCCCGCCATCTTCAAGCCGCAGCCACCGAAGTACGAGGAGCTGCACAACGCGCCGGTGTATTAGGGCTCTGCCTTGCCTTTCCGCACTGAAGAATTTGCAACTACTGCTTTTTTACGTTACAAATAAAACCTACTTTGTCATCTTCCCGTATATATATTTGACTTCTGAATAAAGACTACCCTTGTGAAAACTGTTGAGCTAGCGCCGTCTTGGCTAATACGTCCacggaaaaaaatgacacgCTAACACGGGCGATTTTCAAGACTCAtttaatgaacacaaaattattTATCAAACAAAGCTCGTTACAGTTAAGCGTGCTCGCCTGCCCGTTTGTTAAAGATGGGGAACGTTTCCTTTCGGCGACCATTTTGTGCTTCCGTTTCAGCGCGGTGGCCCAACAATTAGAGAAACGGGCGCTCGCGACCCGACTTTACTGACAAACATTCCACGATCCTGAGCGGGTTAGCCCGATGAGCAGCATCCTCCGGCTGGCGCGGCCAGCGGCTCGTCGTCGACGATCTGAACGCCTCGACGGCCGCCGTTTCCTTTGGTCCGCTCCTCGGCTCCGGCCGCCTCCATCATTCCTGAGTGGATGCGCACACTGACCGACTGCCTTTTGACGGCGGCGGACGTCCGATCGATCGGACGTCCGTCGCCAAGATGGTAGAAAAAGCGAACGGCGCGTCTTACTTTTACACAAGTCCAAGAAGAGCTCCTCGATGCCTTTGTTGAGCTTGGCCGACGTCCGGTAGTGTTTGGCCCCCACAGACTCGGCGTAACTACGACCGAGAGgacgagttaaaaaaaaaaagcggacgCCGAGACGACGTCGGCTGGGCGCTCACCTTTCCGCCTCCTCGTCGGAGACGTTGCGATCTTTCTCCAAATCGATTTTGTTACCTGCGCGACGTCGGGTTAAAGTCGACTTAGCGGGTCGGCGGGGACGTTTTGAGCGCCACTTACCCACTATGCATAAGCAAATGTCGTTGCCCAACATCTTCCTCAGTTCTTTGACCCAGTTCTTCACCTGCGACGCAAACGCCGGCTCAGACCAAAAAGCATGAAAGGAGGGTCCTAGATTACCTTCTGGAAGGAGTCTTCGTCGGTGATGTCGTACATAAGGATGGCTCCGTTAGAGTCTCTGTAGTAGATGGGCCCCAAGGCGTGGAAACGCTCCTGGCCCGCCGTGTCCTGAGCGCGCGCACAAAGGGCGGCGTGAGTCGGCGCGCGCCGGgcaatggcgagagcgtcgtcttACCCAGATGGCCAGGTTGACCCGCTTTCCCGTGATGTTGAGCTTCTTGGTCAGGAAGGACGCCTAGACGCAAAAgagaagatttttttgaatacgTAAGATGGGAATGGATCCCCACCCCTTTGCTTTGAGAACAATGACATCATTCAGAAGaagtttgttttttccccttccTGTCATTTCCTTGTGGTTTTCCTCCGGCATTAACGTCAGCGCAAATCCGTCGGTTTCTAGGTCCCTGACCCTATTTCCACTCAACCTGATGAAGCGTCGATCTTACTTTTATTCACAGATCATTCGGAAGGAGGGCAAACTTGATTTGTTGGGTTTGAACAAGTCGCATCCccgccctgccctgccctgccttGCCCTGGGAGCGCCAGCTATCTGTCAATCTGTTTCAGAAGCCCAATAATTCAGACGAGCAGTGACGTCAGAGAAGCTGATCAACTGAACTGTAAAAGTTGTAACATGACTTGACACGCTACTTCCAACAAGACACCTCGTCGACCACGAGGGTCGCACGGGCTGGACTGGGGTCCGCTCCGTCCGCCCGCCCGCCCCCTTCTCACCTGAAGTGTCGTGATGTGTTTGTCGTTGAATTTGTTCTCGCAGTATCGCAGGACCATGGACGTCTTGCCCACGCAGCCTTCACCCAGGAGGACCACCTTGAAGGAGAAGCTTTTTCCTCCTCCGCCGCCAGCCGCCGCCATGGCAGCCCTTCGATGCGTGACAACGAGCTAGCTAGCCAGCCGGCCGGgcgccccccaccccccgcGCCGATGCTAACACTTAGCACGTCGGAACATGACTCCTGCGTAGCTCACATCGGCTTCCGATCTAGGAGGAAGGGGGGCGTGTGATGGTGGGGCGGGGGCGAAACGGCCGAGGAAATCAAAGTCGAAAGTCTATTCGATTTGGAGGAGAAAGCCGAAGTTCCTCGTCGCCACCAACAGCGCAACGTCCGCAAAGCTGGCTAATATCCTCGTCAGAGAGACGCCGACGTATCCGAGTAAATGGCGTCGCTTAGCTCCAGTTAGCCGGCTAGCTCCGAAGCTCGTCTATTTCGCAAGGGAGAGTCACTCCCGAGCGGGGCGGGACGGACGACGTCATCCGGTTCTCGGAGCCTTCCGTCCGAGGGAACTCGACGGAAAGCCAAACGAACGTTCGTTCGCGCGGACGGCAGAGCTCCGACCGATCGACGTTTGCCGTCGCAAAGAATCGTGCGGTCGTCCCGGTTGATGCGATCGCTCGCTCCGTGCGGAGACGATCTTTGGATGTCACATGACGAGGCTCGGTTCTTCCTCATGATTCGACAAACATCTGACAGCGGCGAACATCTGACAGACGTCAATGTGACTCGAATCGGATTCCGACGCGACGTGAGCCGCATTCATTGGATTTCATACATTTGCTCAATGGGTTTTTGGCTGGATTTGTCCAAAATCACACTCTATCGCTTCCTTTATGATTATAAACCACATATTGTTCCAAATTTGATGTGTGTCCCGTCATTGGCTGGCGACCAGTCCATCGCCTCCAACATCGGACACGCTTGACGGCTCGTGACTGACGCAtggccgttcctgaccaatttggtgcccGAGGCGACATatttattgcccccccccccaccctattttcaccacatatatttaaacactcacacgGAAAAAGCACgttatctctttgtaatttataatataaaaaagacaacgaacaagtgcagaaatgaaaagaaaaatgctgtaataactcaaaagcacaaatgaaaagacttcaaaaacaaatgcattaaagaaATGACAgttgttattacaatatgattcccacacaaacctatataaagacacactttaaaatgcaacttttttttccaccttgacctataaccttaccttgtcttcactgatgcaaaagcatctattgcactttcatatgacaattgttttggaaggtgcacttctttcctggacttggaCTTGGTTCTGATAAGttggctgtaaaagatggcccgggATGTAgacagaaaatatttcagaagagcatttACAAAGAGCAGCAAGTGaaagctgttgattgtgaatcCAGCATGACATaataaccataatagcgcctaaatctttgcagcctactgtacccCGTCTATTGGATCGggccactatctttgatgggcgtagttaaaagaaaattcATTCTTGAAGCAtggcaactacacaggactatccaataataatgaattaaataataaatgatagcaacaacaacaacaaaaaagattcaattgaatatgtttttacatgaatgtgattgccattttaatgaattaatgacacatttaataaaaaatgtttgcatttaaatccgtggcactttaagtaccacagaactttgaaatgattcattccatatttaatggtgtatttatttaatgaaccttggcacttttaggcaaggcaaatttatttgaaaagcgcaatttaacacaaggtaaaagtggttcacatcacatgaaaataagcaagacaattttagcCTCCTATACACGTTGTCCCAATTTCTCTAGAAtgggagggggagtaaattgaactgaaactaatcaacagctggctgaatagtgaaaatatttctaaaacaacaggctggctaatgatacagtataattttgccttagcactaagtcatataagctctatgtgaataaccgctagcttgcagttgcgctaagtctACGTGCATATGcagttgaaaaaaatcatcgcaacaaacctctgtttttcttcacgtcttTGCTGTCTTTTTTCTTCTGACCCCGAGggattttgtcttttcatgaaggTGACAtgtcaccgtaacgtcgctcaactgcggaggctaaaaatagcccctttggtagctcgctggtctgctgggtggtgagactaggGTCCGTGGTGAAATGGGCAGAAgacacactagaaaaatgatttcattcttatttaaagacttcttatgaacggttttgttgttcttttgtttagaATAATTTTTGGAATACTGCTTTCATTAAATatcatttgaatatttttcttgacgcctttTTGGATGCTGCTGCGCCCTTAGGCGGTTGCTTGAATTGCCTTATGGGCGGCACGGGTCTGACGTGACTGACGAAAAGAACAAGTAAACAATTGATCGCCGAGGACCATCGTTTCCTAGATTGGTTCCCAAGGTTGCCTGCACGGTACGTCAAGAGTGCTGGCGTTTTGACCTCCGGCTTCCACACACGTCAGCTTCACTCAAGACATCAACTTATCCTCGTTTGCCATTGTACTGACAAATTCAGTCCAACCAGTTCACAGTAGGGCCTTGAGAAACAAGTTCACTTAAATAATCTTCTCTTTTATCCAGTCATCCACCTTCCTCTTCcttcatgatttatttattttttcaataaacAGAGCTCTAATACTGTACATTATGAAGCGACAGAGACATCATTGAACGGAACGGAAAGCGTTTGAATGCTGTGCGCCGACCGGCCTCTCGACCCTATTTAGTGAGGTCGTGACACATTTTATATGACGGGCAGGGCACGTACGCGCAGGTGCTAAGCCTACCTACTTCCCGTTCAAAGCTCAAAGTCCACAAGTCATAAACGAGAACGACGCCACGCACGAAGAAAAGAACCTACGGAGGACTTCCGAACACTAATGgttcctcaagaaaaaaagaaaacaaatctttaaAGATCGAAAGACGGGAGTCTCGAGTCCCACGCGCGTCGTCGGCGAGGCCCGGCGCTGACGACGATCGGACGTAGGGTCGGCTCGGAGGACTCCGGCCGAGGCGGCCATTTTGGACCGGAAGCCAGGTGAGCCGGAGCAAACGTGTCCGACTCTCAACGGTGCTCGTATCGCTTCAGGTGTGAAACGCGGACACGTCCGAGCCGTCGCCCGGCAACACTCGTCTCTCGGTCAGGTGTCGGCGGGCGCGCTCCACTCTGCGTGCATTTTGCCTGGTACCGCGTGCGACCGGTTCCGTTGCCGAGCAACGCTCACGCACGTCCGTTTCCATTCCACGCCGGCCAACATGGAGCCCGCGGGCGTGCACGGCGAGAAAGAGGCGCTGCGGCAATTCTTTAGCGGTGAGCGGTCACACGCAATTAGGAATTTTCACCGACGGGTTGTCCGCCTTTGACGGTGACGGACGTCCGATCCGCGCAGACTAGGAATGCCGGGGGCCTTTCTCGTTCACGCCGATCGGACGTCCGACGGTATTTTTTGCGAGTACGTCTCGTTCCGTGTCGAAATGTGGAGGTGACCGACCGGCTCTCCCCGCGCAGGTCGTGACGTCGGGCAAGTTCTGGACAATTCTGTCGGCGTGGATACCAGCATCCTGGAGCGGTACCTCAGCAGCGACTTGTGAGATGTCCCGGCCGCGAGCGAGCGAGCGTGTCGATTTTTGTCCCTGATGCGATTTCTGTTTCGTCGCTAGCGCGCTTCCCGAGTCTCCTCCGGAGTCGGAGATTTGCTCACCCGAGCAGATCGCGGGTCAGCGGTTCGTTCGGCTCCGACCGAACGCCGACCCGGGCTAACGTTAGCGTGCCGTCTGACAGATTTCCAAACGGAGCTCCGCTATTGGCCCGTCGATCGCGGCTACGTCCCTCCCGAGCGCCCGGCCGTCGGCTACTGGATGCCTCCCCCGCCGGAATACCCCTCCCGGTGAGCGCTCCCGCGAGGAGTAGCGCTCGGAAAAGCGGTCTCCCGGCTCGGTGACGAGCGCCTCGGCGTTTGTCCGCAGCTCTCCCGACGGAAGCAAAAGGAAAAGAACAGAGTCCCAGAATTCGTCGTCGGGACCGGATCCCGACGGGACCAGAGGAGGACCCGTCGCCGGCggtcgcctgacctgggcgaggTTCCGACCCGACGACTGGAACGTCATCCTGGACGTAAACATGCGCGCGATGTGAGCGCGACGCCTAGGCGAGACGGAGCGTATTGCCTAGGCGTCGGGTTCTGATCGCGCCTCCACCGTTGTCAGGCTTCCTCCGGTCTTGGCGGTGGACGCGGACAAAGGCTTCAACTTTTCGCCGGCGGACGACGCTTTCGTTTGCCAGAAGAAGAACCACTTCCAGGTGACGGTCCACGTGGGCGCGGCCGCAGAGCCCGCCTACGTGAGGACGCCGGGCGGCGCGCGTCGGCCGGACCGCCTCGAAATCCAAGTGTTCGGGATCAAGGTACTCCGCTTCTAGCCGCTAGCCCGCGACGCCTGTCGGCATTTACGCTCCCGCCAGATGGACTCTCCCGACCGTCGCGTGACTATGGAGCAGTCTGAGGCCGACCGCAGCAAAAAGCCTCTGCGGCCCGTCAGGTGGGCGACGCCTCGGTCCGCTCGGGCTCCGCGACGCGACTCGTTTCCATTTCCGTAGGGTGGACGTGGCGAGTGGCGGAACCAGCAAAGTGACGTTGGGACGCCTCCACTTCGGCGAGACCACCTCCAACAACATGAGGAAGAAGGGACGACCCAACCCCGACCAGAGGTGCATAAGAGCGCAAGTAGCGCAAACACGCCGGCCGGCATGTTTGCGCTTGTGCTATGCTAACCGTCCTTGCGCAGATATTTCCAGATGGTGGTGGGCTTGTACGCGGCGGTCCGCGAGGAAGACCGAGATGCCGAGTCCTCATTCCTCTTGGCCGCCCTCGTGTCCGAGAGACTCATCGTCAGGGTGAGGACTGCCGCGGCCTTTTCATTTGCGGCTTTTTCACGGCCTCTTTAACGCGCGCGCAGGCTTCCAACCCGGGTCAGTTCGAGATGGAGGGCGACAGCCTGTGGCGGCGCGGGGCGGACCGGGACGCCGTGGCGTGTCACGGTCGGGTGGGCATCAACACGGACGCGCCCGACGAGGCGCTGGTGGTGTGCGGCAACGCCGCCGTCATGGGACGCGTCATGCAGCCGTCGGATCGGCGCGCCAAGCGCAACATCCGAGAGGTTTGTCCGCGGACGCGGAGCTCGGTCGGTCTAGAATCGAGCTGACCGAAAGCGGTCGCGGCAGGCGGATCCCGAGGAGCAGCTCAGGCGGATTGCGCAGATGCGACTGGTGGAGTTTGACTACAGACCCGAGTTTGCCGCCAAGATGGGCATCGAAGACGCGCGCCGCACAGGTCAGATCGGGGGAGCCGCGGCCAGGAATACGTAGGTGCTCTAAATGCAAGCGCGCGCGACCTTTCAGGCGTGTTGGCTCAGGAGGTAAAGGAGCTCCTCCCTTCGGCCGTCAAAGAGGTAGGAGACGTCACGTGTCACGACGGCCGCAAGATCGACAACTTCCTGGTGGTGGACAAGGTAGGTCGTCCGACCCCCCCCTCTCCTCTGGCTCCCTTCTCCCCTTCCTCACGACCTTCTCTGGCTCCCCCAGGAGCAGATCTTCATGGAGAACGTGGGCGCGGTGCAGCAGCTCTCCAAGATGGCCGACAGCCTGGAGACGCGCGTGACCGAGTTGGAGGTGTGGAAGCGTCGCCTGGCCAAGCTCAAGAGTCTAACGGGAAGTCTGCGCTCCACCGGGTAAGTCGTTCGTTTCCCTCTCGCCCGCTTCCTCCAGATCTTCCTCCTTCAAAAGAAAAgctgtcctcctcctcctcccgaCAGAACTTTGAGAAAACAAAGCACCGGGCCGGCGTCGCAGACTCCGGACGCACGTCCTAAAGCCTCCGAGGAGGGCGGCGACGTTTGCGTGTCGCGGGCGGTGTTCAGGGCCGGCGTCCTCGCGCTGTGCCTCGCCGTCGCCTTTTGGTGAGCGACGACTCGGCTTCCCTTTCGTCTTTAGTCTCGCTTCCATCGACGGAAGCCCTATCCACTTGAACTGGGAAAGGCCGGCGGCCGATCGCTCTTCTACTTGCTACTCATACAACAGAAAGTATTCGACTTCTTTTTGACTGACATTTATGACGTGCGCTCAACAGCGTCATCGCAATCGGCGTCATCTACCTGCTCCACTTGACACGTCTCAATACCGACTCCGCTGGCGTCAGGTAAGCCAAGTCTACAATACCGAGTCGAGTTCCGCCGCACTCAATCAAATCATTTTCCCAAAAGGAGGAAGTTACGGGCCTGAGTGGAGGAATGTAAGATGGGATTGCTTATGGTTTCTGTCAAAGTCGATAGAAAACAATGAGGAGGAAAAGTAAAAAAGGCTGAATTGGATGTCAATACTGCCATTtgaaagcttgtttttctacGTGCAGCAACAGCAGCGTGCTTCCCGCGCGAACGACGGCGAGCGCCGGCGGCGGCACAGGTAAAGCGCGGCGCCCTCTGGAATTTGCAAACGAGCCGATCCTTTTGCGGCGAGcgcagggggggggggggacgattcCCGAGGCGGGAAATGAACTTTTCCGCCACGGCTTTTAGAACCGCCCGTCGTCCCCCCCGGGCCCTGGCCGCCCGACGTGCACTTCTGCCACTTGCTGTATTGCAACACCGTGTACTGCTGTCCCTCGCCGGCGGGGCGCGACGGCCCATCGGACGTCGCTCCGGCGGGTGAGCGCTCGGCGCGGCGGACGACCCGACCGCGGACGGGAAGTGACCGTTTCTTTTTGGCGCAGAGAAAAATCGAGACGACTTCCTCCAGAACATTCAAAGCTCCGCGGACTGTACGTACGACCGACCGCGACATTTTGGGGACGACGCAAACGAGCCGTGTTTGTGTGGCAGGGACCAACACCTCTATCGAGTCATTTGTGATTAAAGAGAACCGACAGGTGATCGACAGCCGCTATTGCGTGCGAGACCAGTGCGGGTGAGTGTGCGAA
This sequence is a window from Corythoichthys intestinalis isolate RoL2023-P3 chromosome 13, ASM3026506v1, whole genome shotgun sequence. Protein-coding genes within it:
- the LOC130928296 gene encoding tetraspanin-8-like, with amino-acid sequence MTRVNSCVKISFFVANVFFAVLGGLIVALALLLQLVTRFHDAPMAGRFAVLTALYVVGLITMAIAAVGAYGAHRQSRAALIVFLVCMVIGTLMMFRVAVPLAAVRPEVEEAMSDTVRELLPLDEADEKIRVLADDIQKTLRCCGAFSYSDWRQNIPDSCACDVEAEREGKCQLVSYDLMMLQVKKVVFRQPCFPLLARYFLLILDVIIGLSFVLAALALLGLILSSILIHQLRPGVRPAVLLVPAIFKPQPPKYEELHNAPVY
- the rab21 gene encoding ras-related protein Rab-21, whose amino-acid sequence is MAAAGGGGGKSFSFKVVLLGEGCVGKTSMVLRYCENKFNDKHITTLQASFLTKKLNITGKRVNLAIWDTAGQERFHALGPIYYRDSNGAILMYDITDEDSFQKVKNWVKELRKMLGNDICLCIVGNKIDLEKDRNVSDEEAESYAESVGAKHYRTSAKLNKGIEELFLDLCKRMMEAAGAEERTKGNGGRRGVQIVDDEPLAAPAGGCCSSG
- the LOC130928321 gene encoding LOW QUALITY PROTEIN: myelin regulatory factor-like protein (The sequence of the model RefSeq protein was modified relative to this genomic sequence to represent the inferred CDS: substituted 1 base at 1 genomic stop codon), which encodes MEPAGVHGEKEALRQFFSGRDVGQVLDNSVGVDTSILERYLSSDFALPESPPESEICSPEQIADFQTELRYWPVDRGYVPPERPARSPGSVTSASAFVRSSPDGSKRKRTESQNSSSGPDPDGTRGGPVAGGRLTWARFRPDDWNVILDVNMRAMLPPVLAVDADKGFNFSPADDAFVCQKKNHFQVTVHVGAAAEPAYVRTPGGARRPDRLEIQVFGIKMDSPDRRVTMEQSEADRSKKPLRPVRVDVASGGTSKVTLGRLHFGETTSNNMRKKGRPNPDQRYFQMVVGLYAAVREEDRDAESSFLLAALVSERLIVRASNPGQFEMEGDSLWRRGADRDAVACHGRVGINTDAPDEALVVCGNAAVMGRVMQPSDRRAKRNIREADPEEQLRRIAQMRLVEFDYRPEFAAKMGIEDARRTGVLAQEVKELLPSAVKEVGDVTCHDGRKIDNFLVVDKEQIFMENVGAVQQLSKMADSLETRVTELEVWKRRLAKLKSLTGSLRSTGTLRKQSTGPASQTPDARPKASEEGGDVCVSRAVFRAGVLALCLAVAFCVIAIGVIYLLHLTRLNTDSAGVSNSSVLPARTTASAGGGTEPPVVPPGPWPPDVHFCHLLYCNTVYCCPSPAGPLGAADDPTADGKXPFLFGAEKNRDDFLQNIQSSADWTNTSIESFVIKENRQVIDSRYCVRDQCGPDRFVFRVPVSPFVPINMRVTLLMNSTEPLVVHLCASQESSTCEAPRDGNLGGGRYPPNTQRRPRPTRAFICRGSTNGRSAWLACTTARTTFALRWPAKPTAVQTITSGGRSSQTTISTSTGDAATDAFPVIDKYDRLRNLSAC